A single region of the Chitinophaga niabensis genome encodes:
- a CDS encoding BAR domain-containing protein: MENITKLAEEYALALIKIQERRKHWQLQTKPFLLKHLKEITEKTKLTWKSGSNETMQNLESIFIVFDSEPSGIVEQTQFSVVQKMKIGGFLSFSQNRNGQVIVWINFPFIEGMTVDEKAKNEILETVEPEEITEESVNRFMHKFLDEMIQWENDARDEIGFVRHK, encoded by the coding sequence ATGGAAAACATCACCAAACTGGCAGAAGAATATGCGCTTGCGCTGATCAAGATCCAGGAACGTAGGAAGCACTGGCAACTGCAAACCAAACCATTCCTGCTCAAACATCTCAAAGAGATCACGGAGAAAACCAAGCTCACCTGGAAATCCGGGTCCAATGAAACGATGCAGAACCTTGAATCCATATTCATTGTATTTGATTCCGAGCCAAGCGGCATTGTGGAACAAACACAATTCAGCGTAGTGCAGAAAATGAAGATCGGCGGATTCCTTTCTTTCTCTCAAAACCGCAACGGGCAAGTGATCGTATGGATCAACTTCCCTTTCATAGAAGGGATGACGGTAGATGAGAAAGCAAAGAATGAAATATTAGAAACGGTAGAGCCCGAAGAAATAACCGAAGAATCCGTGAATCGTTTCATGCATAAATTCCTGGATGAAATGATCCAGTGGGAAAACGATGCGAGAGACGAGATAGGATTTGTGCGGCATAAATAG
- a CDS encoding group III truncated hemoglobin, with product MEDIKDSRDIEALVDTFYGKIQQDPLLAPIFAEKIPADAWTPHLQTMYRFWNTQLLGEKEYQGNPFAKHRNLPIDGAHFTQWVKLFHETVDELFYGALAATAKVKAEAIGKVFLSKILFERGLYGPSMAAGADL from the coding sequence ATGGAAGACATTAAAGACAGCAGAGACATTGAAGCGCTGGTAGATACTTTCTACGGAAAGATCCAGCAGGACCCTTTACTGGCACCCATTTTTGCAGAGAAAATACCCGCGGATGCATGGACACCGCACTTGCAGACCATGTACCGGTTCTGGAACACACAGCTTTTAGGAGAAAAAGAATACCAGGGCAATCCCTTTGCCAAACACCGCAATTTGCCAATAGACGGCGCACACTTTACACAATGGGTAAAGTTGTTTCACGAAACGGTAGATGAATTGTTCTATGGAGCGCTGGCTGCTACTGCCAAGGTAAAAGCAGAAGCCATCGGCAAGGTATTCCTGAGCAAGATCTTGTTTGAAAGAGGACTGTACGGTCCGTCAATGGCGGCGGGAGCGGATCTTTAA
- a CDS encoding MFS transporter, protein MDQSSGKIYTVQFWLLCMSNLLFSASFNMMIPELPAYLTSLGGADYKGYIIGLFTLMAGLSRPFSGKLTDTIGRIPVMVFGSVVCVICSLLYPLVSSVAAFLLLRFFHGFSTGFKPTGTSAYVADMVPFTRRGEAMGVVGLFSTIGLSLGPSIGGSVANAWGIMTMFQLSAVFALLSVVILIGMKETLHNKQRFRPALLKVSKGEIIEPLVLAPMVITFLTYFSYGALLTIIPDFSAHLGLANKGLFFTFFTASSIGIRLIAGKASDRYGRVPMLKISATLMAISMLMIGFATSPFGLLAGALVYGVALGINSPAVTAWTIDLGLPEHRGRALGSMYIALEAGIGLGAFFSAQWYNNHSENFAKVFYIMAIVTILATIYLMFVYRNKYMRFMRRSLKIRSRRH, encoded by the coding sequence ATGGATCAGTCGTCCGGGAAGATTTATACCGTGCAGTTCTGGTTGCTTTGCATGAGCAACCTGTTATTCTCGGCCAGCTTTAACATGATGATCCCCGAATTACCCGCTTACCTCACCAGCCTCGGTGGCGCAGATTACAAAGGATATATTATTGGTCTTTTTACCCTCATGGCAGGTTTGAGCCGTCCCTTTTCCGGAAAGCTCACGGATACCATCGGCCGTATCCCTGTAATGGTATTTGGTTCCGTGGTGTGTGTGATCTGTAGTTTGTTGTATCCGCTGGTAAGTTCTGTTGCGGCATTCCTGCTGCTGCGTTTCTTTCATGGTTTCTCTACCGGATTTAAACCCACAGGCACTTCTGCATATGTAGCAGACATGGTTCCCTTTACCAGGAGAGGGGAAGCAATGGGGGTTGTAGGTTTATTCAGTACCATCGGGCTTTCGCTGGGCCCTTCCATCGGAGGTTCTGTTGCTAATGCCTGGGGTATTATGACCATGTTCCAGCTTTCTGCCGTGTTCGCATTACTTTCTGTAGTGATCCTCATTGGCATGAAGGAAACCCTGCATAATAAACAGCGCTTCCGCCCGGCTTTATTGAAAGTATCCAAAGGGGAGATCATTGAACCCCTGGTGCTGGCGCCCATGGTGATCACCTTCCTCACGTATTTCAGTTACGGTGCTTTGCTTACCATTATTCCTGACTTCAGTGCGCACCTGGGTTTAGCGAATAAAGGATTGTTCTTCACTTTCTTCACGGCGAGTTCTATCGGCATCCGTTTAATTGCCGGAAAGGCTTCTGACAGGTATGGCCGTGTGCCCATGCTGAAAATATCAGCTACTTTAATGGCCATCTCTATGCTGATGATCGGTTTTGCCACTTCTCCCTTTGGCCTGCTGGCAGGGGCTTTGGTGTATGGCGTAGCTTTAGGGATCAACTCTCCCGCGGTAACTGCCTGGACCATTGACCTTGGTTTACCGGAACACAGGGGGCGTGCATTGGGAAGTATGTATATCGCTTTGGAAGCAGGTATAGGATTGGGGGCTTTCTTTTCTGCACAATGGTATAATAACCATTCGGAAAATTTCGCAAAAGTGTTTTATATCATGGCCATTGTTACCATCCTGGCCACGATCTACCTGATGTTCGTTTACCGGAACAAATACATGCGGTTCATGCGCAGGTCTTTAAAGATCCGCTCCCGCCGCCATTGA
- a CDS encoding TlpA family protein disulfide reductase, whose translation MKRTTRCLLLAAVMIPLLSWKPFTAPLTIVQGKVDNAKATTILLYDVAEGRKKEYASTRLNGEHAFALAVPELKEGFYYVTDNFKRSYHRIYLKPGDQLQLKVTDTTLQQQGGSPESRLVREWETLSREIKAPAFEFMRRPDETYETFFPTFNAFLPKAAAYKKKLVTPNKAFNSLMQLIVDTDVEYTALQFIFTPRSKHPDAAEYPAYYSSIMQNNKYCDGRLLQWGETEHLLSMYSTFCLTRRKPSVKGPELLQWSVSQFCNDTLKGVYITNNLGRYKSFSNLRDAIAPVEKYLVTAEQQRSYMETEKALRTFAEGEAGFNFSYPDVAGKQVAFNDLKGKVVVVDVWATWCGPCKAEIPHMKKLEEEMHGKDVLFLGVSVDEAKDKEKWQEFVKKESLGGTQIFASGWSDIAKFYSINGIPRFMVFDKQGKIVNVDAPRPSQPELKALIEKTLAK comes from the coding sequence ATGAAGCGCACCACTCGCTGCCTCCTGTTGGCAGCCGTTATGATCCCCTTATTGTCATGGAAGCCCTTTACCGCACCACTTACCATTGTTCAGGGTAAAGTGGACAATGCAAAAGCTACCACCATTTTGTTGTATGATGTGGCCGAAGGCCGCAAAAAAGAGTATGCCAGTACCCGCCTTAATGGAGAACATGCATTTGCCCTGGCCGTACCGGAATTGAAAGAGGGATTCTATTATGTAACGGATAACTTTAAACGAAGTTATCACCGCATTTACCTGAAACCCGGCGATCAGCTGCAACTCAAAGTCACTGACACCACTTTGCAGCAACAGGGCGGTTCCCCGGAAAGCAGGCTGGTGAGGGAATGGGAAACCCTCTCCCGTGAGATCAAAGCACCCGCCTTTGAATTCATGCGCAGGCCTGATGAAACCTACGAAACGTTTTTCCCAACATTCAATGCGTTCCTGCCCAAAGCAGCTGCTTACAAGAAAAAGCTGGTTACGCCCAACAAGGCGTTCAATTCATTGATGCAGCTGATTGTGGATACGGACGTAGAGTACACTGCCCTCCAGTTTATTTTTACACCCCGCTCCAAACATCCTGACGCCGCTGAGTATCCTGCCTATTACAGCAGCATCATGCAGAACAACAAATACTGCGATGGCCGTTTATTACAATGGGGAGAAACAGAACACCTGCTCAGCATGTATTCCACCTTTTGCCTGACCCGCCGGAAACCCTCCGTAAAAGGCCCGGAGCTCTTACAATGGAGCGTATCCCAATTCTGTAACGATACCCTGAAAGGAGTGTATATCACTAACAACCTGGGCCGCTACAAATCTTTCAGTAATCTCCGTGATGCCATTGCCCCGGTAGAAAAGTACCTCGTTACCGCAGAGCAGCAACGCAGCTACATGGAAACAGAAAAAGCATTACGCACTTTTGCAGAAGGAGAAGCAGGATTCAATTTCAGTTATCCCGATGTTGCCGGTAAACAGGTGGCGTTTAATGACCTGAAAGGAAAAGTAGTAGTGGTGGATGTTTGGGCCACCTGGTGCGGACCCTGTAAAGCAGAGATCCCACACATGAAGAAGCTGGAAGAAGAAATGCATGGAAAGGATGTGCTGTTCCTGGGAGTGTCTGTAGATGAAGCGAAAGACAAAGAGAAGTGGCAGGAGTTTGTGAAGAAGGAATCTCTCGGCGGCACACAGATCTTTGCCAGCGGCTGGAGCGATATCGCAAAGTTCTACAGCATCAACGGAATACCCCGTTTTATGGTGTTCGATAAACAGGGGAAGATCGTAAATGTAGATGCACCAAGGCCATCACAGCCTGAATTGAAAGCTTTGATAGAGAAAACACTGGCGAAATAA
- the thiH gene encoding 2-iminoacetate synthase ThiH yields the protein MSFENIFRQYNWNDVKASIYAKSARDVEVALASKHRSLDDFMALISPAAIPYLEQMALISQQLTQQRFGKTIQLYVPLYLSNECQNICTYCGFSYDNPIRRKTLSGTEIMEEIVAIRQMGYEHVLLVTGEASQTVGMDYFKKVFPLIRQHFAQISMEVQPMDTKDYAALIPLGLHTVLVYQETYHEEDYRKHHPKGKKSKFSYRLETPDRLGAAGIHKIGLGVLIGLEDWRTDSFFTALHLDYLQRTYWQTKYSISFPRLRPFSGGLTPKVEMKDRELVQLICAYRLFNEDIDLSLSTRESEKFRDHLVQLGITTMSAGSKTNPGGYAVDTESLEQFEISDERSPEEIATMIRRQGYEPVWKDWDIFQGLTV from the coding sequence ATGTCTTTCGAAAATATTTTCCGTCAATATAACTGGAACGATGTTAAAGCCAGCATCTACGCAAAATCTGCGCGGGATGTGGAAGTGGCTTTAGCTTCCAAACATCGCAGCCTGGATGATTTTATGGCCCTCATCTCCCCTGCTGCCATTCCTTACCTGGAACAAATGGCGCTGATCAGTCAGCAACTTACACAGCAACGTTTCGGCAAAACCATTCAGTTGTATGTTCCGCTCTATCTTTCCAACGAATGCCAGAACATCTGTACTTACTGCGGGTTCAGCTATGATAATCCCATCCGCCGTAAAACCCTCAGCGGCACAGAGATCATGGAAGAAATAGTGGCCATCCGGCAAATGGGCTATGAGCATGTGTTGCTCGTAACGGGTGAAGCCAGCCAAACGGTGGGCATGGATTACTTCAAAAAAGTATTCCCGCTGATCCGGCAACATTTTGCGCAGATCTCCATGGAAGTACAACCGATGGATACTAAAGATTACGCCGCATTAATCCCCTTAGGTTTACATACGGTCCTTGTTTACCAGGAAACCTATCATGAAGAGGATTACCGCAAACATCATCCCAAAGGAAAAAAATCAAAGTTCTCTTACCGGCTGGAAACGCCGGACAGGCTGGGCGCTGCGGGAATCCATAAGATCGGGCTGGGCGTGTTGATTGGATTGGAAGACTGGCGCACGGATAGTTTTTTCACGGCCTTACACCTGGATTACCTGCAACGTACTTACTGGCAAACAAAATACAGTATCTCCTTTCCAAGGTTACGGCCATTCTCGGGAGGGCTTACGCCTAAAGTAGAAATGAAGGATAGGGAACTGGTACAGCTGATCTGCGCTTACCGGCTTTTTAATGAAGATATTGATCTGAGCCTTTCTACGCGGGAATCAGAAAAGTTCCGTGATCATCTTGTGCAGTTGGGTATTACTACCATGAGTGCAGGGTCTAAAACAAATCCCGGAGGTTATGCGGTGGATACGGAGTCTTTGGAACAGTTTGAGATCAGCGATGAAAGATCTCCGGAAGAGATTGCTACAATGATCCGCAGGCAAGGCTATGAACCGGTTTGGAAGGATTGGGATATTTTTCAGGGGCTAACCGTTTAA
- a CDS encoding thiazole synthase, whose product MEPLIIAGRTFRSRLFTGTGKFGSGVQMEKALLASGTELVTVALKRIDTANALQDDMLGHLRYPHMHLLPNTSGVRTAKEAVYAAQLAREALETNWIKLEIHPDPKYLLPDPVETLEATIALVKLGFVVLPYIHADPVICKRLEEAGAAAVMPLGSPIGSNKGLRTLDFLEIIIAQSNVPVIVDAGIGAPSHAAQAMESGAAAVLVNTAIAVARNPAKMADAFRMGVIAGREAYEAGLGMVSGGHANASSPLLSFLDE is encoded by the coding sequence ATGGAACCACTGATCATAGCTGGCAGAACTTTTCGGAGCCGCCTTTTTACCGGTACAGGTAAATTCGGTTCGGGTGTGCAAATGGAGAAAGCTTTGCTGGCTTCCGGTACGGAACTGGTGACTGTTGCGCTGAAACGTATTGATACCGCCAATGCTTTGCAGGATGATATGCTGGGCCATCTGCGCTATCCTCATATGCATCTGTTGCCCAACACTTCCGGCGTGCGTACTGCGAAAGAAGCAGTGTATGCGGCACAGCTTGCACGCGAAGCATTAGAGACCAACTGGATCAAACTGGAAATACATCCTGATCCGAAATATCTTTTACCCGATCCTGTTGAAACGCTGGAAGCTACGATAGCGCTCGTGAAGCTGGGGTTTGTGGTATTGCCTTATATCCATGCGGACCCTGTTATCTGCAAGCGGCTGGAGGAAGCCGGTGCTGCTGCTGTGATGCCTTTGGGTTCTCCTATCGGAAGTAACAAGGGGCTGCGGACCCTGGATTTCCTGGAGATCATTATTGCCCAGAGTAATGTACCGGTGATCGTAGATGCTGGCATTGGGGCACCTTCTCATGCAGCACAGGCGATGGAATCAGGAGCCGCTGCCGTGTTGGTGAATACGGCTATTGCTGTGGCAAGGAATCCGGCGAAAATGGCGGATGCATTCAGGATGGGGGTGATTGCAGGAAGGGAAGCATATGAGGCTGGATTAGGGATGGTGAGCGGCGGACATGCAAATGCGAGTAGTCCTTTGTTGTCTTTTTTGGATGAGTAA
- the thiE gene encoding thiamine phosphate synthase: protein MERLLYISQAPHLENIRAACEAGCRWIQLRVKQSSEDPVQLAIDAKKICDAYGAKLSINDRPAVASQVNAYGVHVGKLDVPVTEARSIAGAESCLGGTANTLDDVLAHIRDGVDYVGVGPFRFTTTKENLSPVLGLEGYRQLMSVIGNKVPVLAIGGILLEDIPALMEAGVYGVAVSGLITNAVDKKEMVQKINAIWNH from the coding sequence ATGGAACGTCTTTTATATATCTCTCAAGCCCCTCACCTGGAAAACATCCGTGCAGCCTGTGAAGCGGGTTGCCGTTGGATCCAGTTGCGGGTAAAACAATCTTCAGAAGACCCCGTGCAACTGGCCATCGATGCCAAAAAGATCTGCGATGCGTACGGTGCAAAATTGTCTATCAATGACCGGCCTGCTGTTGCCTCTCAAGTGAATGCATATGGTGTACATGTAGGAAAACTGGATGTGCCGGTAACTGAAGCGCGCAGTATTGCAGGAGCAGAAAGTTGCTTAGGCGGAACAGCCAATACATTGGATGATGTGCTGGCACATATCCGCGATGGCGTGGATTATGTTGGTGTTGGGCCTTTCCGGTTCACTACCACTAAAGAAAACCTCAGTCCTGTCCTGGGTTTGGAAGGGTACCGGCAGTTGATGTCTGTTATTGGCAATAAAGTTCCCGTGCTTGCTATCGGGGGCATATTGCTGGAAGATATTCCTGCACTGATGGAAGCTGGCGTATATGGAGTCGCCGTTTCCGGTCTTATTACCAATGCCGTCGATAAAAAAGAGATGGTACAAAAAATCAATGCTATATGGAACCACTGA
- a CDS encoding hydroxymethylpyrimidine/phosphomethylpyrimidine kinase produces MEPYVMSLAGLDPTGGAGLLADIKTFEAHRLNGLGVCTALTAQTDDEFLGVEWIPPEKILAQALPLLDKFPVQFCKVGIVAHPGVLLEVLPALRNARPGIQFILDSVLKASAGYVFHTAVFSQWEMVLDYIALLTPNYEEAIAMSGLPCGESAARKMASKCAILLKGGHRPDKPGWDSLFCGNELVDFAPVATNVPAKHGSGCVLSAAITASLAKGLSLAEACKAGKDYTLRYLQSSEGLLGRHAF; encoded by the coding sequence ATGGAACCATACGTGATGAGCCTTGCCGGCCTTGATCCCACAGGGGGAGCCGGTTTGCTGGCAGACATTAAAACATTTGAAGCACACCGGCTGAACGGGTTGGGTGTTTGCACTGCTTTAACAGCACAAACAGATGATGAATTCCTGGGGGTGGAATGGATACCGCCGGAAAAGATCCTTGCGCAAGCGTTGCCATTGCTGGATAAATTTCCTGTGCAGTTCTGTAAAGTGGGTATCGTAGCGCATCCCGGTGTTTTGCTGGAAGTATTACCTGCGTTAAGGAATGCAAGGCCGGGTATTCAGTTCATCTTAGATTCTGTGCTGAAGGCTTCTGCGGGTTATGTATTTCATACGGCCGTTTTTTCACAATGGGAGATGGTATTGGATTACATCGCACTGCTTACGCCCAATTATGAAGAAGCGATTGCCATGAGTGGTTTGCCTTGCGGGGAAAGTGCTGCGCGGAAGATGGCTTCCAAATGTGCCATTCTTTTGAAGGGTGGGCACAGGCCGGATAAGCCGGGATGGGATAGTTTGTTCTGTGGAAATGAACTGGTCGACTTTGCACCTGTGGCTACAAATGTTCCGGCTAAACATGGTTCCGGTTGTGTATTGTCTGCTGCGATCACGGCATCACTGGCTAAGGGTTTGAGCCTGGCGGAGGCTTGTAAGGCCGGGAAGGATTATACATTGCGGTATTTGCAGAGTAGCGAAGGATTGCTGGGGCGGCATGCATTTTAA
- a CDS encoding thiamine phosphate synthase, with translation MIWVATSPEAIPGEVSHINSLLYAGLDVLLLRKPGFSAAQYEQLLQGIDPLFFSRIMIAGQPALVEKYGLRGLHMSEAFRTSVEAVDFAGTGYQLSTSIHTEQIGTWSFQPAERHAVFVEVQHVMPCLKMWHHLILGPVFNSISKPGYTGRLQEMKNIPANTLAIGGITQYNIGRLKPMGFCGAVLLGAIWNDPFNAVPAYQSIYAAWNHT, from the coding sequence ATGATATGGGTAGCTACATCCCCTGAAGCCATACCGGGAGAGGTATCGCACATTAACTCCCTGCTGTATGCAGGGCTGGATGTGTTGTTGCTTCGCAAACCGGGTTTCTCTGCAGCACAATATGAACAACTGTTGCAGGGGATTGATCCTTTATTCTTTTCACGGATCATGATTGCGGGGCAACCTGCGCTGGTGGAGAAATATGGTTTGAGAGGGCTACATATGAGTGAAGCATTCCGAACTTCTGTTGAAGCTGTAGATTTTGCGGGTACCGGCTACCAGCTGAGTACTTCTATTCATACGGAGCAGATCGGAACATGGTCTTTTCAGCCAGCGGAGCGGCATGCTGTTTTTGTGGAAGTACAACATGTGATGCCCTGCCTGAAAATGTGGCATCACCTGATCCTTGGGCCTGTATTCAACAGTATCTCCAAACCCGGTTACACAGGGCGTTTGCAGGAGATGAAAAATATACCGGCCAATACTTTGGCCATTGGAGGCATTACGCAATATAACATCGGCCGTTTGAAACCGATGGGGTTTTGCGGTGCCGTTCTATTAGGGGCTATATGGAATGATCCATTCAATGCAGTACCTGCTTATCAATCAATATACGCTGCATGGAACCATACGTGA
- the thiC gene encoding phosphomethylpyrimidine synthase ThiC — protein sequence MKTISRGSFAGSKKIYVPGTLHDISVSMREITLSDTRLHGSKITEPNAPVTVYDTSGPYTDDAIEIDVRRGLPRLRQQWILDREDVVTLDDFSSEYGRERLRSPALEHLRFEHLQLPLRAKPGKNVSQLHYARKGIITPEMEYIAIRENQRAEELYRKDQALWHQHKGNNFGAAMAPSWITPEFVRKEIAEGRAIIPSNINHPESEPMIIGRNFLVKINANIGNSAVTSSIEEEVEKAVWACRWGADTIMDLSTGKNIHETREWIIRNCPVPVGTVPIYQALEKVNGKAEALTWELFRDTLIEQAEQGVDYFTIHAGVLLRYIPLTAKRTTGIVSRGGSIMAKWCLAHHKENFLYTHFEEICEIMKAYDVAFSLGDGLRPGSIADANDAAQFAELETLGELTKIAWRHDIQVMIEGPGHVPMHLIKENMDKQLKECHEAPFYTLGPLTTDIAPGYDHITSAIGAAMIGWFGTAMLCYVTPKEHLGLPNREDVKTGVITYKLAAHAADLAKGHPGSQHRDNALSKARFEFRWEDQFNLSLDPDTARSFHDETLPADGAKVAHFCSMCGPHFCSMKITQEVREFAATQGLAEDAALTAGMEAQAQTFVEQGGEIYS from the coding sequence ATGAAAACAATTAGCCGCGGCTCGTTTGCCGGATCAAAGAAAATATACGTACCGGGTACTTTGCATGATATTTCCGTAAGCATGCGGGAGATAACGTTATCGGATACACGGTTACACGGCTCTAAGATTACTGAACCTAATGCTCCTGTTACCGTTTATGACACCAGCGGTCCTTATACAGACGATGCTATTGAAATAGATGTTCGTCGCGGGCTTCCAAGGCTGCGCCAGCAGTGGATCTTAGACCGTGAGGATGTTGTTACGCTGGATGACTTCTCTTCGGAATATGGGCGTGAGCGTTTGCGTTCTCCGGCATTGGAACATCTCCGCTTTGAACATCTGCAATTGCCCCTGCGTGCCAAACCTGGCAAGAATGTTTCCCAACTACATTATGCGCGTAAAGGCATCATCACGCCGGAAATGGAATACATTGCCATCCGAGAGAATCAGCGGGCAGAGGAATTGTACCGTAAGGACCAGGCCCTCTGGCATCAGCACAAAGGAAATAATTTCGGCGCAGCCATGGCACCATCCTGGATCACGCCGGAATTTGTGCGGAAGGAAATTGCAGAAGGCCGTGCTATCATCCCCTCCAATATCAATCACCCGGAAAGCGAACCGATGATCATTGGCCGTAACTTCCTGGTAAAGATCAATGCCAACATCGGGAACTCTGCTGTTACTTCCAGCATTGAGGAAGAAGTGGAAAAAGCGGTATGGGCCTGCCGCTGGGGAGCGGATACCATTATGGACCTCAGCACTGGCAAGAACATTCACGAAACCCGTGAATGGATCATCCGGAATTGCCCGGTACCGGTGGGTACTGTGCCTATTTACCAGGCACTGGAAAAAGTGAATGGCAAAGCAGAAGCGCTCACCTGGGAACTCTTCCGCGATACCTTAATTGAACAGGCAGAACAAGGGGTGGATTATTTTACCATCCATGCCGGTGTGCTGCTGCGTTATATTCCCCTTACGGCCAAACGCACAACGGGCATAGTTTCCCGTGGCGGTTCCATTATGGCTAAATGGTGCCTGGCGCATCATAAGGAAAATTTCCTTTACACACATTTTGAAGAGATCTGCGAGATCATGAAAGCATACGACGTAGCTTTCTCTCTCGGCGATGGCCTGCGGCCAGGTTCCATTGCAGATGCCAACGATGCTGCACAGTTCGCAGAACTGGAAACATTGGGTGAACTCACTAAAATAGCCTGGCGCCACGACATACAGGTAATGATAGAAGGACCAGGGCATGTGCCCATGCATCTCATCAAGGAGAACATGGACAAACAATTGAAAGAATGCCACGAAGCGCCTTTCTATACTCTCGGGCCTTTAACTACAGATATCGCTCCCGGTTATGATCATATCACTTCCGCCATTGGCGCAGCCATGATCGGATGGTTCGGTACGGCGATGCTTTGTTATGTAACGCCTAAAGAACATCTCGGCCTTCCTAACCGCGAAGATGTGAAAACAGGGGTGATCACTTATAAGCTCGCAGCGCATGCAGCGGACCTCGCAAAAGGCCATCCCGGATCGCAGCACAGGGATAATGCTTTAAGTAAAGCCCGCTTTGAGTTCCGTTGGGAAGATCAGTTCAACCTCTCCCTCGATCCCGATACGGCCCGTAGTTTTCATGATGAAACATTGCCGGCGGATGGCGCAAAAGTGGCACACTTCTGTTCTATGTGCGGGCCTCATTTCTGCTCTATGAAGATCACGCAGGAAGTACGGGAATTTGCAGCCACACAGGGCCTGGCAGAAGATGCTGCTTTAACGGCTGGTATGGAAGCGCAGGCGCAGACATTTGTTGAACAAGGTGGAGAGATCTATTCATGA
- the thiS gene encoding sulfur carrier protein ThiS, producing the protein MEVLVNNKLYAVQPETSVTALLQFIQLSSLKGIAVAINQEVVPKPDWPSRLLHPADNITIIQATQGG; encoded by the coding sequence ATGGAAGTGCTTGTAAACAATAAACTTTATGCGGTGCAGCCGGAAACTTCCGTTACTGCGCTCTTACAGTTTATTCAACTCTCATCGCTCAAAGGCATTGCAGTTGCCATCAACCAGGAGGTCGTCCCGAAGCCGGACTGGCCATCCAGGCTATTACATCCGGCGGATAACATTACTATCATCCAGGCTACACAGGGTGGTTAA
- a CDS encoding SRPBCC domain-containing protein: MKRTDTASRIIMASPETLYQAHLDPTAIAAWRPPKGMSCRIYAFNPQEGGTYRMAFIYDDKEQAHGKTTEHEDVFTGRFLELIPNKKIVEVVSFESADPAFAGEIKFSTTFTAVASGTEVDVIAENVPPGIKREDHQAGMDSSLQNLAEFTE; the protein is encoded by the coding sequence ATGAAAAGGACAGACACTGCATCCAGAATTATCATGGCTTCCCCGGAAACGCTGTACCAGGCGCATCTTGATCCAACAGCCATAGCAGCCTGGCGCCCACCGAAAGGTATGAGCTGCAGGATCTATGCATTCAATCCGCAGGAAGGAGGCACTTACCGCATGGCATTTATCTATGATGATAAAGAACAGGCACATGGCAAAACAACGGAACACGAAGATGTTTTTACCGGCCGTTTCCTGGAGCTTATTCCCAACAAAAAGATCGTGGAAGTAGTAAGCTTTGAATCAGCGGACCCCGCTTTTGCAGGGGAGATAAAGTTCAGCACTACATTCACCGCGGTGGCCAGTGGAACGGAAGTAGATGTAATAGCGGAAAACGTACCTCCCGGCATAAAACGCGAAGACCATCAGGCGGGGATGGACTCCTCCCTCCAAAACTTAGCGGAATTTACAGAGTAG
- a CDS encoding lipocalin-like domain-containing protein — protein sequence MNYRTIAFCSLLLMAACQSPTSKTGVKDSVAVPDTITELQVIAKDTPAVAVITDSVHIDSTAIFGKWTQPVQGIDSIFQGFQLKKNGTASSINMETLKYDKWKLLKDTLLLWSHSEGVANRTATIDTLLIKTLNDTVLVAWPITAATGYLETFKRPRKGK from the coding sequence ATGAACTACCGCACCATAGCCTTTTGTTCCTTACTGTTGATGGCAGCCTGCCAGTCTCCCACCTCTAAAACAGGTGTGAAAGATAGTGTAGCCGTGCCCGATACCATCACAGAATTACAGGTGATCGCAAAGGATACACCGGCAGTAGCGGTAATAACAGATAGTGTGCACATAGATTCCACCGCCATCTTTGGAAAGTGGACGCAGCCCGTGCAGGGAATAGACAGTATCTTCCAGGGATTCCAGTTAAAGAAGAACGGCACTGCCAGCTCCATTAATATGGAAACACTGAAATACGATAAATGGAAGCTTTTAAAGGATACTTTGCTGCTGTGGAGCCATTCAGAGGGAGTTGCAAACAGAACGGCAACCATAGATACCCTGCTGATAAAAACGCTGAATGATACCGTGTTGGTGGCCTGGCCGATAACCGCAGCTACTGGTTACCTGGAAACATTCAAACGCCCGAGGAAAGGGAAATAA